In one window of Pseudodesulfovibrio sp. JC047 DNA:
- the caiC gene encoding crotonobetaine/carnitine-CoA ligase, with protein MDIVGEKNIGALWDELAQVHAAKTALIFENACGDTCEFTYAELNDDINRAANLFLELNIRKGDKVAVQVHNSPEFLTSWFGLAKIGAIMIPINVHYRHEECAHILKKCAPKALIIEEQFLQIHQEIQQQQDITILHTLIARTDHDTAHPKTLNYNAMLRKQTTTLKEHVFVSCDDPAEIIFTSGTTTHPKGVVITHYNLCFAGRYTSWQVGIDSDDRYLTMMPACHIDFQCTAAMPTFAVGATFIMLEKYSARKFWRQVCLHRATLTECIPLMIRTQMLQPQKAWEKNHCLRDVLFYLTLSDQEKNAFMERFNVSLFTSYGMTETIVGILGDRPGDRRKWPSIGRTGICYDVEIQDKHGNEIPPNEIGEIAIKGIPGKTLFKEYYEEPEATAETLTSDGWLKTGDKGYTDKDGYFYFVDRKLNLIKRSGENIASTEIENLLVSHPLIMDAAVVGIPDTMCDETVKAFIIVKDGESVTEKEILQFCSERIAKFKVPSAIEIRKTFPRTCVGKVQKSILRKESVHQNSPCGD; from the coding sequence GTGGATATCGTTGGTGAAAAAAATATAGGCGCATTGTGGGACGAACTGGCTCAAGTCCATGCTGCAAAGACTGCACTCATTTTTGAAAACGCCTGTGGCGACACATGCGAGTTCACCTATGCCGAGCTCAATGACGACATCAATCGTGCGGCCAATCTGTTCCTTGAACTGAACATCCGAAAAGGCGACAAGGTCGCGGTTCAAGTTCACAATAGTCCAGAATTCCTGACAAGCTGGTTCGGTCTCGCCAAGATTGGCGCCATCATGATCCCGATCAATGTTCATTACCGCCATGAAGAATGTGCGCATATCCTCAAAAAATGTGCTCCCAAGGCATTGATCATTGAAGAACAATTTTTACAAATACATCAGGAAATTCAGCAACAGCAGGACATAACAATCCTGCACACGCTTATTGCTCGAACAGACCACGACACAGCGCATCCGAAAACACTCAACTACAACGCGATGCTCCGTAAGCAAACTACAACGCTCAAGGAACACGTTTTTGTCAGTTGTGATGATCCGGCAGAAATAATTTTCACCTCTGGAACGACAACACACCCAAAAGGTGTCGTCATCACGCATTACAACCTCTGTTTTGCAGGCCGCTATACATCCTGGCAGGTAGGGATTGACTCTGACGACAGATACCTGACGATGATGCCTGCATGTCACATCGACTTTCAATGTACTGCTGCCATGCCCACATTCGCTGTCGGTGCGACTTTCATCATGCTTGAGAAATACAGTGCCCGAAAATTCTGGCGACAGGTCTGCCTGCATCGGGCCACCCTGACGGAATGTATTCCTCTCATGATCCGTACCCAAATGCTGCAACCCCAAAAAGCATGGGAAAAAAACCATTGCCTGCGGGACGTCCTTTTCTATCTTACGCTCTCCGATCAGGAAAAAAATGCCTTTATGGAACGGTTCAATGTTTCGCTCTTCACGTCATATGGCATGACTGAAACCATTGTCGGCATTCTCGGTGACCGGCCTGGCGACCGGCGGAAATGGCCATCCATCGGAAGGACAGGTATTTGCTATGACGTCGAAATTCAGGACAAACACGGCAACGAAATTCCGCCAAACGAAATCGGCGAAATTGCCATCAAGGGCATTCCCGGAAAAACCCTTTTCAAAGAGTATTATGAAGAGCCGGAAGCCACGGCAGAAACACTGACGTCCGATGGCTGGCTGAAAACCGGAGACAAAGGGTACACAGACAAAGATGGGTACTTCTATTTTGTCGATCGCAAACTCAATCTGATCAAACGCTCGGGCGAAAATATCGCCAGCACCGAGATTGAAAATCTTCTGGTGAGTCACCCGCTTATCATGGACGCCGCAGTTGTCGGCATCCCGGATACCATGTGCGACGAGACAGTCAAAGCCTTCATCATCGTCAAAGACGGTGAATCCGTGACAGAAAAAGAAATACTCCAATTCTGCTCCGAAAGAATTGCAAAATTCAAAGTACCATCGGCGATTGAAATCCGAAAAACTTTCCCAAGGACATGCGTTGGCAAGGTCCAAAAAAGCATTCTCAGAAAAGAATCAGTCCATCAAAATTCACCCTGTGGCGACTAA
- a CDS encoding MaoC/PaaZ C-terminal domain-containing protein encodes MALKLDMVGKWYGPFEREYDFRELSIFALGCGAAADGQTDLEYVYEKDMKILPMFAAMPIVDSEVTKTIDYGFEWGGSLHWGFDLNIHQPMTALSGKLSTKVLLKALYDRGEGRGCLAQHIGETYDENGTKLFTNESWDCALYDGGWGGEKAPRDIVEIPEREPDFEVSEKVPLNQSLLYRLNGDFHPQHIDWKYAQKFGHPKPNLHAVSTAGFACRHIIKTLFPGEPERLTRFKTRITKSLYPGCTIKTQMWKWDDNSIHFRVIDADHPETVYLNYALAEWK; translated from the coding sequence ATGGCATTAAAACTCGACATGGTCGGCAAGTGGTATGGTCCCTTTGAACGGGAATATGACTTCAGGGAGCTCAGCATTTTTGCACTGGGTTGCGGTGCTGCTGCTGATGGCCAGACGGATCTGGAATACGTGTATGAAAAAGACATGAAAATTCTGCCCATGTTTGCGGCCATGCCTATCGTCGATAGTGAAGTCACCAAAACCATTGACTATGGATTTGAATGGGGTGGCTCTCTGCACTGGGGCTTTGACCTGAACATCCACCAACCCATGACCGCGCTGTCCGGCAAGCTGAGCACAAAAGTCCTGCTGAAAGCGCTCTATGATCGTGGCGAAGGTCGTGGCTGCCTTGCCCAACACATTGGCGAAACATACGACGAAAATGGCACCAAGCTCTTCACCAACGAAAGCTGGGACTGCGCCTTGTACGACGGCGGCTGGGGCGGCGAAAAAGCTCCTCGTGATATCGTTGAAATCCCCGAGCGTGAGCCTGACTTCGAGGTCTCCGAAAAAGTTCCCTTGAACCAGTCCTTGTTGTACCGCCTCAATGGTGACTTTCACCCACAGCACATTGACTGGAAATATGCACAGAAATTCGGTCATCCAAAACCGAACCTCCATGCAGTCAGCACAGCCGGTTTTGCCTGCCGTCATATCATCAAGACCCTGTTCCCAGGTGAGCCTGAACGCCTGACCCGCTTCAAGACTCGAATCACCAAGTCCCTGTACCCAGGCTGCACCATTAAAACCCAGATGTGGAAATGGGATGATAATTCCATCCACTTCCGTGTGATTGATGCCGATCACCCGGAAACTGTCTACTTGAACTACGCACTGGCTGAATGGAAATAA
- the fixA gene encoding putative electron transfer flavoprotein FixA: protein MKIIVGCKLVPEEQDITVQKDGTLDLSKATPKISQFDLNAIEAAVEIKAEIADSTITALSVGGKYLDNTKARKDILSRGPDELTSVIDENLETALPHQTARIMAAAAQKNGFDLIICGDGSGDLYAQQVGIRLGAELEVSTLNGVTKIVSVSNDLLVVERALETEVETLEVSLPAVISVSPDINVPTIPGMKSILKAGKKPVNAMTLSDLGLADDPALVELVEIKAAQKKDRKNIIIEGDGEDKIAEFVSHLRTIMN from the coding sequence ATGAAAATCATCGTTGGTTGCAAATTAGTCCCTGAAGAACAGGATATCACTGTTCAAAAAGATGGCACGCTCGACTTGAGCAAAGCCACCCCAAAAATCAGTCAATTTGACCTCAACGCCATTGAGGCCGCGGTCGAAATCAAGGCTGAAATCGCTGACAGCACGATCACTGCCCTGAGCGTTGGTGGCAAATACCTTGATAACACCAAGGCCCGCAAGGACATCCTGTCCCGTGGACCGGACGAATTGACATCGGTCATCGACGAGAATCTCGAAACGGCACTGCCCCACCAGACAGCCCGTATCATGGCTGCCGCGGCCCAAAAAAATGGATTCGATCTGATTATCTGCGGTGATGGCTCCGGCGATCTGTACGCACAACAGGTCGGCATCCGTCTCGGTGCAGAACTCGAAGTCTCCACCCTCAATGGTGTCACGAAAATTGTTTCTGTCAGCAATGACTTGCTGGTCGTTGAACGCGCTCTGGAAACTGAAGTCGAGACGCTGGAAGTATCCCTGCCCGCAGTGATCTCCGTATCCCCAGACATCAACGTGCCCACCATTCCCGGAATGAAATCCATTTTGAAAGCGGGCAAGAAACCCGTCAATGCCATGACCCTTTCCGACCTCGGTCTTGCTGACGATCCCGCACTGGTGGAACTTGTCGAAATCAAGGCTGCCCAAAAGAAAGATCGGAAAAATATCATCATCGAAGGCGATGGCGAAGACAAGATCGCAGAATTTGTCAGCCACTTGCGCACAATCATGAATTAG